Proteins from one Catenuloplanes atrovinosus genomic window:
- the rplL gene encoding 50S ribosomal protein L7/L12, which translates to MAKLSTDELLDAFKEMTLIELSEFVKQFEETFDVTAAAPVAIAGPAGPAAVADAPEEKDEFDVVLEADGGKKIQVIKVVRELTGLGLKEAKDVVESAPKAILEKVNKETAEKAKTKLEGEGAKVSLK; encoded by the coding sequence ATGGCGAAGCTCAGCACCGACGAGCTGCTCGACGCGTTCAAGGAGATGACGCTGATCGAGCTCTCCGAGTTCGTGAAGCAGTTCGAGGAGACCTTCGACGTGACCGCCGCCGCGCCGGTCGCGATCGCCGGCCCGGCCGGCCCGGCCGCCGTTGCGGACGCCCCGGAGGAGAAGGACGAGTTCGACGTCGTCCTCGAGGCCGACGGTGGCAAGAAGATCCAGGTCATCAAGGTCGTGCGCGAGCTGACCGGCCTGGGCCTGAAGGAGGCCAAGGACGTCGTCGAGAGCGCGCCGAAGGCCATCCTGGAGAAGGTCAACAAGGAGACGGCCGAGAAGGCCAAGACCAAGCTCGAGGGCGAAGGCGCCAAGGTCTCCCTCAAGTAA
- the rplJ gene encoding 50S ribosomal protein L10 yields the protein MADKPVRADKATAVAELTEHFRNAGATVLTEYRGLTVAQLTTLRRSLGRETTYAVAKNTLAKRAATDAGISGLDTLFTGPTALAFVSGDPVEAAKSLREFAKANPALVIKGGVFEGKAITAAEVNKLADLESREVLLAKLAGGMKASLSKAAATFQAPLSKAARTVAALQDKRAQEGGAEAA from the coding sequence ATGGCGGACAAGCCGGTTCGGGCCGACAAGGCCACTGCCGTCGCCGAGCTCACGGAGCACTTCCGGAACGCGGGCGCCACCGTGCTCACCGAGTACCGGGGCCTGACGGTCGCGCAGCTGACCACGCTGCGGCGCTCGCTGGGTCGCGAGACGACCTACGCGGTCGCGAAGAACACGCTCGCGAAGCGTGCCGCGACGGACGCGGGCATCTCGGGTCTCGACACGCTGTTCACCGGTCCTACCGCGCTCGCCTTCGTTTCCGGCGACCCCGTCGAGGCGGCGAAGAGCCTTCGTGAGTTCGCGAAGGCCAACCCCGCGCTCGTCATCAAGGGCGGCGTCTTCGAGGGCAAGGCCATCACGGCCGCCGAGGTCAACAAGCTCGCCGACCTCGAGTCCCGTGAGGTGCTGCTGGCCAAGCTGGCCGGCGGCATGAAGGCCAGCCTCAGCAAGGCGGCGGCGACGTTCCAGGCGCCGCTGTCGAAGGCCGCCCGTACGGTGGCCGCGCTGCAGGACAAGCGTGCGCAGGAAGGCGGCGCCGAGGCCGCCTGA
- a CDS encoding mannosyltransferase family protein gives MPAETPTKSPADGEKAGAAQAEKTSAAQPTAPGRSWWPAILVGGAVWAASYLAWVVVTLFSQYSRPRENPISVIDLMRGWWRYDATVFTRIAEHGYDTQPSDPAFFPLYSLLIRGADLVLPGGAKFVAIVVSAAAMFAMYTLLYRLTEVEFGPAVAVRTCWAMAAWPVAFFLGVGYNGSLFIALMLGTVYALRRGHWWVAGVLGAFATATRSVGVLLALAFAYEYLRRHGFRWRWNVLAAGLMPTGLLAFMGYLWWRFGDPLLFLEAQKPWGRELDWPWVGIVRAVELISSRPLVENGALHSLLDLASVLAMLLLLTLCFAGPWRMRRDQYVLPLLGVALLLFAISFPAGPHRNQPLMSAPRFALEVFPAFMLLGHLRIPAHIYATAALMLQGLLFAHFTRGGWVG, from the coding sequence GTGCCCGCAGAGACACCCACCAAGAGCCCGGCCGACGGCGAGAAGGCCGGCGCTGCCCAGGCCGAGAAGACTTCGGCCGCCCAGCCCACCGCCCCCGGGAGATCCTGGTGGCCCGCGATCCTCGTCGGCGGCGCGGTGTGGGCCGCCTCCTACCTGGCCTGGGTCGTCGTCACGCTGTTCAGCCAGTACAGCCGCCCCCGGGAGAACCCGATCTCGGTCATCGACCTGATGCGCGGCTGGTGGCGGTACGACGCGACCGTCTTCACCCGGATCGCCGAGCACGGGTACGACACGCAGCCGTCCGACCCGGCGTTCTTCCCGCTCTACTCGCTGCTGATCCGCGGCGCCGACCTGGTCCTGCCCGGCGGCGCCAAGTTCGTCGCGATCGTCGTCTCCGCGGCCGCCATGTTCGCCATGTACACGCTGCTCTACCGCCTCACGGAGGTCGAGTTCGGCCCGGCCGTGGCGGTGCGCACCTGCTGGGCGATGGCGGCCTGGCCGGTCGCGTTCTTCCTCGGCGTCGGCTACAACGGCTCGCTGTTCATCGCGCTGATGCTCGGCACGGTCTACGCGCTGCGCCGCGGGCACTGGTGGGTGGCCGGCGTGCTCGGCGCCTTCGCGACCGCGACCCGCTCGGTCGGCGTGCTGCTGGCGCTCGCGTTCGCCTACGAGTACCTGCGCCGGCACGGCTTCCGCTGGCGGTGGAACGTGCTCGCCGCCGGCCTGATGCCGACCGGCCTGCTGGCCTTCATGGGCTACCTGTGGTGGCGCTTCGGCGATCCGCTGCTGTTCCTGGAGGCGCAGAAGCCGTGGGGGCGCGAGCTGGACTGGCCGTGGGTCGGCATCGTCCGGGCCGTCGAGCTGATCTCCTCCCGGCCGCTGGTGGAGAACGGTGCGCTGCACAGCCTGCTCGACCTCGCGTCGGTGCTGGCCATGCTGCTCCTGCTGACGCTGTGCTTCGCCGGGCCCTGGCGGATGCGCCGCGACCAGTACGTCCTCCCGCTGCTCGGCGTCGCGCTGCTGCTCTTCGCGATCTCGTTCCCCGCGGGCCCGCACCGCAACCAGCCACTGATGTCCGCGCCGCGCTTCGCGCTGGAGGTGTTCCCCGCGTTCATGCTGCTGGGCCACCTGCGGATTCCGGCGCACATCTACGCCACGGCCGCGCTGATGCTCCAGGGTCTCCTCTTCGCGCACTTCACGCGCGGCGGCTGGGTCGGCTGA
- the rplA gene encoding 50S ribosomal protein L1: MALSKAYKKAVEQIDKSKLYTPAEAVKLAKDTTATKFDPTVEVAMRLGVDPRKADQMVRGTVNLPHGTGKTVRVIVFAAGAKAEEAEAAGADAVGSDELVARIQGGWLDFDAAIATPDQMAKIGRIARILGPRGLMPNPKTGTVTMDVTKAVSEIKGGKITFRVDKHSNLHLIIGKASFTEAQLVENYAAALDEVLRAKPSAAKGKFLKKITFTTTMGPGIPVDPNVVKNLDSAAE; encoded by the coding sequence ATGGCACTGAGCAAGGCTTACAAGAAGGCCGTTGAGCAGATCGACAAGTCGAAGCTCTACACCCCGGCCGAGGCGGTCAAGCTGGCCAAGGACACCACCGCCACCAAGTTCGACCCCACCGTCGAGGTCGCGATGCGCCTCGGCGTCGACCCGCGCAAGGCGGACCAGATGGTCCGCGGCACGGTCAACCTCCCGCACGGCACGGGCAAGACGGTCCGCGTGATCGTCTTCGCGGCCGGCGCCAAGGCCGAGGAGGCGGAGGCCGCCGGTGCCGACGCCGTCGGCAGCGACGAGCTCGTCGCTCGCATCCAGGGTGGTTGGCTGGACTTCGACGCCGCTATCGCGACGCCCGACCAGATGGCCAAGATCGGCCGGATCGCGCGGATCCTGGGCCCGCGCGGCCTGATGCCGAACCCGAAGACCGGCACCGTGACCATGGACGTCACCAAGGCCGTCTCGGAGATCAAGGGCGGCAAGATCACCTTCCGGGTGGACAAGCACTCGAACCTCCACCTGATCATCGGCAAGGCCTCCTTCACCGAGGCGCAGCTGGTGGAGAACTACGCCGCGGCGCTGGACGAGGTCCTCCGGGCCAAGCCGTCCGCCGCGAAGGGCAAGTTCCTGAAGAAGATCACGTTCACCACCACCATGGGCCCGGGCATCCCGGTCGACCCGAACGTGGTGAAGAACCTGGACTCGGCCGCCGAGTAA
- the rplK gene encoding 50S ribosomal protein L11, producing the protein MPPKKKLVKTFTLQLPAGQATPAPPVGPALGQHGVNIMEFVKAYNAQTESSRGDIVPAEISVYEDRSFTFILKTPPAARLLLKAAGVQKGSGVPQATKVGSVSRAQLREIAEKKMSDLNANDVEQAEKIIAGTARSMGITVKD; encoded by the coding sequence ATGCCTCCCAAGAAGAAACTGGTCAAGACGTTCACGCTGCAGCTGCCGGCGGGCCAGGCCACCCCGGCGCCGCCGGTCGGCCCCGCGCTGGGTCAGCACGGTGTGAACATCATGGAGTTCGTCAAGGCCTACAACGCGCAGACCGAGTCGAGCCGGGGCGACATCGTTCCGGCCGAGATCAGCGTGTACGAGGACCGGTCGTTCACCTTCATCCTCAAGACGCCGCCGGCCGCGCGCCTGCTGCTGAAGGCCGCCGGCGTCCAGAAGGGCTCCGGCGTCCCGCAGGCCACCAAGGTCGGTTCGGTCAGCCGCGCCCAGCTGCGCGAGATCGCCGAGAAGAAGATGTCCGACCTGAACGCGAACGACGTCGAGCAGGCCGAGAAGATCATCGCCGGCACCGCCCGGTCGATGGGCATCACGGTCAAGGACTGA
- the nusG gene encoding transcription termination/antitermination protein NusG → MPEYDETDGVDEQSSIATASGELAAADDESAEAASEPEVETAPVEAAPADDDEDFDPVAELRQKLRYAPGDWYVVHSYAGYENKVKTNLETRITSLDMEDYIYQVEVPVREEVEVKNGKRQQISAKVFPGYILVRMELTPESYSCVRNTPGVTGFVGATDRADRPAPLSLDEVLKWLAPAAEKEEKKAKPEVKVLDFEEGDSVTVTDGAFASLPATISEINADQQKLKVLVSIFGRETPVELNFNQVSKI, encoded by the coding sequence GTGCCTGAGTACGACGAGACCGACGGCGTCGACGAGCAGTCGTCGATCGCCACGGCCAGTGGCGAGCTCGCCGCGGCCGACGACGAGTCGGCCGAGGCCGCCAGCGAGCCGGAGGTCGAGACCGCGCCGGTCGAGGCCGCGCCGGCCGACGACGACGAGGACTTCGACCCGGTCGCGGAGCTGCGGCAGAAGCTGCGGTACGCGCCCGGCGACTGGTACGTGGTGCACTCGTACGCCGGTTACGAGAACAAGGTCAAGACGAACCTCGAGACCCGCATCACCTCGCTGGACATGGAGGACTACATCTACCAGGTGGAGGTCCCGGTCCGCGAGGAGGTCGAGGTCAAGAACGGCAAGCGCCAGCAGATCAGCGCGAAGGTCTTCCCCGGCTACATCCTGGTCCGGATGGAGCTCACGCCGGAGTCGTACTCCTGTGTCCGGAACACGCCGGGCGTCACCGGCTTCGTCGGCGCGACCGACCGGGCCGACCGCCCCGCCCCGCTCTCCCTCGACGAGGTGCTGAAGTGGCTGGCGCCCGCGGCGGAGAAGGAGGAGAAGAAGGCCAAGCCGGAGGTCAAGGTCCTCGACTTCGAGGAGGGCGACTCCGTCACCGTCACCGACGGTGCCTTCGCCTCGCTGCCCGCCACGATCAGCGAGATCAACGCCGATCAGCAGAAGCTCAAGGTGCTGGTCTCGATCTTCGGCCGGGAGACGCCGGTCGAGCTGAACTTCAACCAGGTCTCCAAGATCTGA
- the secE gene encoding preprotein translocase subunit SecE — MAERKRRGEDPADDNLNDETFEDAVEDEDDVADEPVSRGGTATLSKAKTEEADSPSKEKKPRRGPFARLGRFFREVVAELRKVIWPTRNELLTYTAVVIVFVAVMMTIVALLDFGFAKGILAIFG; from the coding sequence GTGGCCGAGAGGAAGCGACGCGGCGAGGACCCCGCCGACGACAACCTGAACGACGAGACGTTCGAGGACGCCGTCGAGGACGAGGATGACGTCGCGGACGAGCCGGTCTCCCGTGGCGGCACCGCCACGCTGTCCAAGGCCAAGACCGAGGAGGCCGACAGCCCCTCCAAGGAGAAGAAGCCCCGCCGCGGCCCGTTCGCGCGTCTCGGCCGGTTCTTCCGCGAGGTCGTGGCCGAGCTTCGTAAGGTCATCTGGCCGACGCGGAACGAACTGCTGACCTACACCGCCGTCGTGATCGTGTTCGTCGCGGTCATGATGACGATCGTGGCCCTGCTGGACTTCGGCTTCGCCAAGGGCATCCTGGCCATCTTCGGCTGA
- a CDS encoding MaoC family dehydratase: MELPTQRYRVTRADLIRYAGASGDFNPIHWSESFAAKVGLPGVIAHGMLTMALVGRAVTTWAGRPDAIVEYGVRFTRPVEVPDTEDGTEIEVTAVAKDTDDPGLVRLDLTATCAGVKVLAQAKAVIKRP; this comes from the coding sequence ATGGAACTTCCCACGCAGCGCTACCGGGTGACCCGGGCGGACCTGATCCGGTACGCGGGCGCCTCCGGCGACTTCAACCCGATCCACTGGAGCGAGAGCTTCGCGGCCAAGGTGGGCCTGCCCGGCGTGATCGCGCACGGCATGCTCACCATGGCGCTGGTCGGCCGCGCGGTCACCACCTGGGCCGGCCGCCCGGACGCCATCGTCGAGTACGGCGTCCGCTTCACCCGCCCGGTCGAGGTCCCGGACACCGAGGACGGGACGGAGATCGAGGTCACCGCGGTGGCGAAGGACACGGACGATCCGGGCCTGGTGCGGCTCGACCTCACCGCCACCTGCGCCGGGGTGAAGGTGCTGGCGCAGGCCAAGGCCGTGATCAAGCGCCCCTGA
- a CDS encoding MaoC family dehydratase N-terminal domain-containing protein yields MGLDQSFTGRSYPPSAPYQVGREKIREFATAIGAEDAAYHDPEAARALGYPDVIAPPTFPMVLSMAASRQIVEDPALGVDYSRVVHGDQRFAYTRPVTAGDELVCVNTIESINARGGHDFLTTRSEIGTSDGEAVVTVWTMFVVRGEEG; encoded by the coding sequence ATGGGGTTGGACCAGTCGTTTACCGGGCGCAGCTACCCGCCCAGCGCGCCGTACCAGGTGGGGCGCGAGAAGATCCGTGAGTTCGCGACCGCGATCGGCGCCGAGGACGCGGCCTACCACGATCCGGAGGCCGCGCGGGCGCTCGGCTACCCGGACGTGATCGCGCCACCGACCTTCCCGATGGTGCTGAGCATGGCCGCGAGCCGGCAGATCGTCGAGGACCCGGCGCTCGGCGTCGACTACAGCCGGGTGGTCCACGGCGACCAGCGCTTCGCGTACACCCGACCGGTCACCGCCGGCGACGAGCTGGTCTGCGTGAACACGATCGAGAGCATCAACGCGCGCGGCGGGCACGACTTCCTGACCACCCGCAGCGAGATCGGCACCAGCGACGGCGAGGCGGTCGTCACGGTCTGGACCATGTTCGTGGTCCGCGGCGAGGAGGGCTGA
- the rpmG gene encoding 50S ribosomal protein L33, whose product MAKATDVRPKITLACVECKERNYITRKNRRNDPDRVELKKFCPRDGKHTLHRETR is encoded by the coding sequence GTGGCTAAGGCGACCGACGTCCGTCCCAAGATCACCTTGGCGTGTGTGGAGTGCAAGGAGCGCAACTACATCACGCGTAAGAACCGCCGTAACGACCCGGACCGCGTCGAGCTGAAGAAGTTCTGCCCCCGGGACGGCAAGCACACGCTCCACCGCGAGACCCGCTGA